From one Nonomuraea polychroma genomic stretch:
- a CDS encoding ATP-binding protein has translation MRLPMATPTGWRREGNLPAELTSFIGRTRLLANLKRHLGDSRLVTVTGIGGVGKSRTVLRLAHQVRAQYLDGVWFADLARLQDTGMVKHTIASALRIADQSTRAESETLSEWVGERDMLLIIDTCDRVVSGAAELVQELLEAAPNLKVLATSRQSLNLPYEQVVPVPPLQVPGEDPTETYFLNESVQLFAARAGASVPEFQLDEDNINAVAELCRRLDGIPLAIELAAVRLRALSVEQILGLLADRFSLLAGASRTALPRHQTLRAAIGWSHELCEPAERLLWARLSVFAGDFELDAARFVCSDARLPPGQITDLVTGLVEKSILLIRSSHAGVRYKLIDTLADYGDEWLDKLGEKDRMRQRHLEYYLSLAERGEDAWSGQRQIYWFVRMRQEHDNVRVALEHALKTPGKEVLALNLLSSLWFMWVCCGFAREGRLYLERALAANPDLSKERCKALWVLSYVRSAQGDSVGAREAAETCSTEAVRVGDSRAVILASKMQGTAAMLQGDLQKASALLGVAIEFNPDNKELNPGLLPAIVELSIVLTTQGEVNEAESLLQDCLQVCRERGELWLSSYAHWALSLPMLAMGRTDEALRTALEGLRIKRHFHDTVGTLMVLETVAKIYSTQGEIERASRLLGALHQNWRSSGLPMLGAPFPTTEHEKCVQECKRALGEDGYKLEFEAGAKLDLDEAVTLAQEDFDTPQGSDRNNFGS, from the coding sequence GTGAGGCTGCCCATGGCCACCCCTACAGGCTGGCGGCGAGAAGGCAATCTGCCGGCGGAGCTCACCAGCTTCATCGGTCGTACGCGTCTCCTCGCCAACCTCAAACGGCACCTCGGTGATTCACGCCTGGTGACCGTCACGGGCATCGGGGGTGTGGGCAAGTCGCGCACAGTGCTGCGGCTGGCCCACCAGGTGCGCGCTCAATACCTCGACGGCGTCTGGTTCGCCGATCTCGCCCGCCTGCAGGACACGGGCATGGTCAAGCACACCATCGCCTCGGCGCTGCGCATCGCCGACCAGTCCACGCGCGCGGAGTCCGAGACGCTGTCGGAGTGGGTGGGCGAGCGGGACATGCTGCTCATCATCGACACCTGCGACCGCGTGGTGTCGGGAGCCGCGGAGCTGGTGCAGGAGCTGCTCGAGGCCGCGCCCAACCTCAAGGTGCTGGCCACCAGCCGGCAGTCGCTGAACCTGCCCTACGAGCAGGTGGTCCCCGTGCCGCCGCTGCAGGTGCCGGGCGAGGATCCGACGGAGACCTATTTCCTCAACGAGTCCGTGCAGCTGTTCGCGGCCCGGGCCGGGGCGAGCGTGCCCGAGTTCCAGCTCGACGAGGACAACATCAACGCGGTGGCCGAGCTGTGCCGGCGGCTCGACGGCATCCCGCTGGCGATCGAGCTGGCGGCGGTGCGGCTGCGGGCGCTGTCGGTGGAGCAGATCCTGGGCCTGCTGGCCGACCGGTTCAGCCTGCTGGCCGGGGCCAGCCGTACGGCGCTGCCGCGGCACCAGACGCTGCGTGCGGCCATCGGCTGGAGCCATGAGCTGTGCGAGCCGGCCGAGCGGCTGCTGTGGGCGCGGTTGTCGGTGTTCGCGGGCGACTTCGAGCTCGACGCGGCGCGCTTCGTGTGCTCGGACGCGCGGCTGCCGCCCGGGCAGATCACCGACCTGGTCACCGGCCTGGTGGAGAAGTCGATCCTGCTGATCAGGAGCAGCCACGCCGGGGTCAGATACAAGTTGATCGACACCCTGGCGGACTACGGCGACGAGTGGCTGGACAAGCTCGGCGAGAAGGACCGGATGCGCCAGCGCCATCTTGAGTACTACCTGAGCCTGGCCGAGCGCGGCGAGGACGCCTGGTCGGGGCAACGGCAGATCTACTGGTTCGTCCGCATGCGCCAGGAGCACGACAACGTGCGGGTGGCGCTGGAGCATGCACTCAAGACGCCGGGCAAGGAGGTCCTGGCGCTGAACCTGCTGTCGTCGTTGTGGTTCATGTGGGTGTGCTGCGGCTTCGCCCGCGAGGGCCGCCTCTACCTCGAGCGGGCGCTGGCGGCCAACCCGGATCTCAGCAAGGAGCGTTGCAAGGCGCTGTGGGTGCTCTCGTACGTGCGCAGCGCCCAGGGAGACAGCGTGGGTGCGCGGGAGGCGGCCGAGACGTGCAGCACCGAGGCCGTCCGGGTCGGGGACTCCCGCGCCGTGATCCTGGCCTCCAAGATGCAGGGCACGGCCGCGATGCTGCAGGGCGACCTCCAGAAGGCCAGCGCCCTGCTGGGCGTGGCGATCGAGTTCAACCCCGACAACAAGGAGCTCAACCCGGGGCTCCTCCCGGCCATCGTGGAGCTGTCCATCGTCCTCACCACCCAGGGGGAGGTGAATGAGGCCGAGTCACTGCTGCAGGACTGCCTCCAGGTCTGCAGGGAGCGCGGCGAGCTGTGGCTGAGCTCGTACGCGCACTGGGCGCTGTCGCTGCCGATGCTGGCGATGGGCAGGACGGACGAGGCGCTGCGCACCGCCTTGGAAGGGTTGCGGATCAAGCGTCACTTCCACGACACCGTCGGCACACTGATGGTGCTCGAGACCGTCGCCAAGATCTACTCGACTCAGGGCGAGATCGAGCGCGCCTCGCGGCTGCTCGGGGCGCTGCATCAGAACTGGCGCTCCTCCGGCCTGCCCATGCTGGGCGCGCCTTTCCCCACGACAGAGCACGAGAAGTGCGTCCAAGAGTGCAAGAGGGCTCTCGGCGAGGACGGCTACAAACTGGAATTTGAGGCGGGCGCAAAACTAGACCTGGACGAAGCGGTCACTCTTGCACAGGAAGACTTCGATACCCCACAGGGCTCAGACCGCAATAATTTCGGCTCCTAA
- a CDS encoding terpene synthase family protein, with amino-acid sequence MPDIPPVSLPDPSIPYPAKLNPFESVAAEHTITWARRLRLIEGETATSRFAGESYSRLVARLYPEASVPVLALAADLNSWFHVYDDQFELAEVGSDPDLARRMADKFRAVLDGAPLDDTAGPILHGLADVRDRMRLHATAQWWHRFSTHLQDCFETAQWEVDNRTRGRIPDPDSYVEHKLNIAYVPPSFDLIELAEQFEVPDEIRASAPYSTLVHEAGHVVVCTNDLIGLRRELLQGEFHNLVIVYWKALSCPLQEAVEMVNQTISERIDVFEAAKVDLLRLFDELGTDQNRRHGTLRCVMGLENWMRGYLDWAKETRRFADPVLRGQVAGFQGELVD; translated from the coding sequence ATGCCCGATATACCACCCGTATCCCTTCCCGACCCTTCCATCCCGTATCCGGCCAAGCTCAATCCCTTCGAGTCTGTGGCGGCCGAGCACACCATCACCTGGGCGCGGAGGTTGAGGCTCATCGAAGGCGAGACCGCAACCTCGCGCTTCGCAGGTGAGTCCTACTCCCGCCTCGTCGCGAGGCTCTACCCGGAGGCCTCGGTGCCGGTGCTCGCGCTGGCCGCGGATCTCAACAGCTGGTTCCACGTCTATGACGACCAGTTCGAGCTCGCCGAGGTGGGCTCCGACCCGGACCTGGCGCGGCGCATGGCGGACAAGTTCCGCGCGGTGCTGGACGGCGCACCGCTCGACGACACCGCAGGACCGATCCTCCACGGCCTGGCCGACGTCCGTGACCGCATGCGCCTGCACGCCACCGCGCAGTGGTGGCACCGCTTCTCCACCCACCTCCAGGACTGCTTCGAGACCGCCCAGTGGGAGGTGGACAACCGCACGAGGGGCCGGATCCCCGATCCCGACAGCTATGTCGAGCACAAGCTCAACATCGCCTACGTCCCGCCCTCGTTCGACCTCATCGAGCTCGCCGAGCAGTTCGAGGTGCCGGACGAGATCCGCGCATCGGCCCCGTACAGCACCCTCGTCCACGAGGCCGGGCACGTGGTCGTCTGCACCAACGATCTCATCGGCCTGCGTCGGGAGCTGCTGCAGGGCGAGTTCCACAATCTGGTCATCGTCTACTGGAAGGCCTTGAGCTGCCCGCTCCAGGAGGCCGTCGAGATGGTCAACCAGACGATCTCCGAGCGCATCGACGTCTTCGAGGCGGCCAAGGTGGACCTCCTGCGCCTCTTCGACGAGCTCGGCACCGACCAGAACCGGCGGCACGGCACCCTGCGCTGCGTCATGGGGCTCGAGAACTGGATGCGCGGCTACCTTGACTGGGCCAAAGAGACGCGCCGCTTCGCCGACCCGGTGTTACGGGGGCAGGTCGCCGGCTTCCAGGGCGAGTTGGTCGACTGA
- a CDS encoding ankyrin repeat domain-containing protein, producing MRCMDGDPEVEEFAGRMFDLARAGDTETLRAYVEAGVPVNLTNGKGDTLLMLAAYYGHTPTVRMLIELGADVDRPNDRGQTPLAGAVFKKELEVVKALVDAGADPHAGVPSAVDTARMVGMENVF from the coding sequence ATGAGGTGCATGGACGGGGACCCGGAGGTGGAAGAGTTCGCCGGCAGGATGTTCGACCTGGCCAGGGCGGGCGACACCGAGACGCTGCGCGCGTACGTCGAGGCTGGGGTGCCGGTGAACCTGACCAACGGCAAAGGTGACACTTTGCTGATGCTGGCAGCTTATTACGGCCACACGCCGACGGTGCGGATGCTCATCGAGCTGGGCGCCGATGTCGACCGGCCCAACGACCGCGGCCAGACGCCCTTGGCCGGAGCGGTATTCAAGAAGGAGCTGGAGGTCGTCAAAGCGCTGGTCGACGCGGGCGCCGACCCCCATGCGGGCGTGCCCTCGGCCGTGGACACCGCCCGCATGGTCGGTATGGAGAATGTGTTCTAG
- a CDS encoding proteasome assembly chaperone family protein, producing the protein MFDPKDLYTLAEDAPELHDPVLLYHFDGFVDAGGAGRLALGHLLAELEHRVVATFDVDRLLDYRSRRPIMTFDTDRWVECESPELAVHVMRDSTGTQFLVMSGPEPDREWELFTKAVGTLATRLGVSKLVTMHGIPMAVPHTRPLGLTMHASRPELINSQTSAFGRVQVPGSVAALIEFRLGAEGHDALGYAVHVPHYLSQAEYPTAAVAALEAVTRGTGLVFPMDALRDAAQRTNVEIEEQIQASAELSTAIKGLEQQYDAFAGGADRENLIAESTPMPTGDELAAQFERFLAERDDPQNP; encoded by the coding sequence GTGTTCGACCCGAAGGATCTCTACACGCTCGCAGAAGACGCGCCCGAGCTGCATGATCCGGTGTTGCTGTACCACTTCGACGGCTTCGTCGACGCGGGCGGCGCCGGACGTCTCGCGCTGGGCCACCTGCTGGCCGAGCTGGAGCACCGGGTCGTGGCGACGTTCGACGTGGACCGGTTGCTCGACTACCGATCACGCCGGCCCATCATGACCTTCGACACCGACCGCTGGGTCGAGTGTGAGAGCCCCGAGTTGGCCGTCCATGTCATGAGGGACTCGACGGGGACGCAGTTCCTGGTGATGAGCGGGCCCGAGCCCGACCGGGAGTGGGAGCTGTTCACCAAGGCCGTGGGGACGCTGGCGACGCGGCTGGGGGTGAGCAAGCTGGTGACGATGCACGGCATCCCCATGGCGGTGCCGCACACCCGGCCGCTGGGCCTGACGATGCACGCGAGCAGGCCTGAGCTAATAAATTCGCAAACGAGCGCGTTCGGGCGTGTCCAGGTGCCGGGGAGCGTGGCGGCGCTGATCGAGTTCCGGCTCGGGGCCGAGGGGCACGACGCGCTGGGCTATGCGGTGCACGTGCCGCACTATCTGTCGCAGGCCGAATACCCGACGGCCGCTGTGGCCGCGCTGGAGGCCGTGACGCGGGGGACGGGGCTGGTGTTCCCGATGGACGCGCTACGTGACGCGGCCCAGCGTACGAACGTGGAGATCGAGGAGCAGATCCAGGCCTCGGCCGAGCTGTCGACGGCCATCAAGGGGCTCGAGCAGCAGTACGACGCCTTCGCCGGCGGCGCCGACCGCGAAAACCTCATCGCCGAGTCAACCCCCATGCCGACGGGGGATGAACTCGCTGCCCAGTTCGAGCGCTTCCTCGCCGAGCGTGACGACCCCCAAAACCCGTAG
- a CDS encoding Gfo/Idh/MocA family protein, which yields MSDIRVGLIGYGVAGAVFHAPLIQATPGLTLAAVVTGNAERQAEVRARYGAVGLGEVGELWERCDLVVVASPNRTHVSLAAAAIERGLPVVVDKPLARTAEEGWGLVRLAKERGVMLTVFQNRRWDGDFLTVRRLIGERALGGVRRFESRFERWRPVPKGGWRESGGPEEVGGLLYDLGSHLVDQALQLFGPVREVYCESDVRRDGVAADDDTFVVLTHAGGVRSHLWVSSVAAQHGPRFRVLGSAAAYVKYGMDVQEEGLRAGVAPDSSGFGEDDEARWGVLGTDDEHRVVRTEPGAYGDFYRGVVAALRDGTAPPVDPESAVEALSVIEAARMSADRGIVVRLS from the coding sequence ATGAGCGACATCCGGGTGGGGCTGATTGGTTACGGCGTTGCGGGGGCGGTCTTTCATGCGCCGCTGATCCAGGCCACTCCTGGGTTGACGCTGGCTGCTGTCGTGACCGGGAATGCCGAGCGGCAGGCTGAAGTCCGTGCTCGTTATGGGGCTGTCGGGCTGGGCGAGGTCGGGGAGCTTTGGGAGCGGTGTGATCTTGTGGTGGTCGCTTCGCCCAACCGGACGCATGTTTCCCTTGCCGCGGCGGCCATCGAGCGAGGGCTGCCTGTTGTCGTGGACAAGCCACTGGCCAGGACCGCTGAGGAAGGGTGGGGGCTGGTGCGGCTGGCCAAGGAGCGGGGGGTCATGCTCACCGTGTTCCAGAACCGGCGGTGGGATGGCGACTTCCTCACGGTGCGGCGGCTGATCGGTGAGAGGGCGCTGGGCGGCGTGCGGCGGTTCGAGTCGCGGTTCGAGCGGTGGCGGCCGGTGCCCAAAGGCGGATGGCGGGAGTCCGGCGGCCCTGAGGAGGTCGGCGGACTGCTCTACGACCTCGGGAGCCATCTTGTCGATCAGGCCCTTCAGTTGTTCGGGCCGGTGCGAGAGGTCTACTGCGAGAGTGACGTGCGGCGTGACGGGGTGGCCGCGGATGACGACACGTTCGTGGTGTTGACGCATGCCGGTGGGGTGCGCTCGCATCTGTGGGTCAGTTCCGTGGCGGCACAGCATGGGCCACGCTTTCGGGTGCTGGGCTCGGCGGCCGCGTACGTGAAGTACGGGATGGACGTGCAGGAGGAGGGGTTGCGGGCCGGGGTCGCGCCCGATTCATCCGGGTTCGGGGAGGACGACGAGGCGCGCTGGGGGGTGCTCGGCACGGACGACGAGCATCGCGTCGTGCGTACCGAACCGGGCGCGTACGGGGACTTCTACCGCGGCGTCGTGGCCGCGTTGCGGGACGGCACAGCGCCGCCCGTGGATCCGGAGAGCGCGGTCGAGGCGCTCTCCGTCATCGAGGCGGCGCGGATGTCGGCCGATCGGGGCATCGTCGTCCGGTTGTCCTGA
- a CDS encoding tyrosine-protein phosphatase produces MTRWIDLEGAVNARDLGGLPTRDGGVTRRGRIFRADNLQGLTPRDVDLLVGELKLRHVVDLRSNAEVSLEGPGPLTLVPEVRHHYLTLFAEGGRHTDVEADTIDGDRVLPWAERVMDEELRVTGFYFGYLRDRPSAVVAALRAMALDDGAALVHCAAGKDRTGVLSALALEVAGATREAIVEDYVATGERLELILTRLRGSDTYRGDLDSRPADDHKPREKYIEQFLGVLDDRFGGPMGWLTQHGWTTTDTEALRSRLRD; encoded by the coding sequence ATGACGAGGTGGATCGATCTGGAAGGCGCGGTGAACGCGCGTGACCTGGGCGGGCTTCCAACGCGTGACGGCGGCGTCACTCGGCGCGGGCGGATCTTCCGCGCCGACAATCTGCAGGGACTCACGCCGCGGGACGTGGACCTCCTGGTCGGTGAGCTGAAACTGCGGCACGTCGTGGACCTCCGCTCCAACGCGGAGGTTTCTCTTGAGGGCCCGGGCCCGCTGACCTTGGTGCCGGAGGTGCGGCATCACTATTTGACGCTGTTCGCCGAGGGAGGCAGGCACACCGACGTCGAGGCCGACACCATCGACGGCGACCGGGTGCTGCCGTGGGCGGAGCGGGTGATGGACGAGGAGCTGCGGGTGACCGGCTTCTACTTCGGCTACCTGCGTGACCGCCCGTCCGCGGTGGTGGCGGCCCTGCGCGCGATGGCGCTGGACGACGGGGCGGCGCTGGTGCACTGCGCGGCGGGCAAGGACCGCACGGGCGTGTTGTCGGCGTTGGCGCTCGAGGTGGCCGGCGCCACCAGAGAGGCCATCGTGGAGGACTATGTCGCCACGGGGGAGCGGCTGGAGCTGATCCTCACGCGGCTGCGCGGCAGCGACACCTACCGCGGCGACCTGGATTCCAGGCCGGCGGACGATCACAAGCCGCGGGAGAAGTACATCGAGCAGTTCCTGGGCGTCCTGGACGACCGCTTCGGCGGCCCGATGGGCTGGCTGACCCAGCACGGCTGGACGACCACCGACACCGAAGCCCTGCGCTCTCGCCTGCGTGACTGA
- a CDS encoding ATP-binding protein, whose amino-acid sequence MPWAASVSAGLAAAAASVLAASVEWEIPPVAKVGVTLAAAVLVGLATWATTESRPKRPEIGGGGAGGVAPDQWPPVPEHFTGRAEALAELRDVFAARRKATDLSPPLVVSVYGRGGVGKSALMTRFGQEVADWFPDGRLYADLRGGVDAPVRPDEVLIGFLRALDVRLTTDPGGLDELRKLWLTWTKGRKILIGLDNAHDAAQVKPLIPAEPGCAVLVTSRAPLFLNGTHDTRLGPFSEAHGVELLARLSGGARIVDDLDSAKEIVRLCDYLPLAINICGGRLATREQWTLREMAGRLADTRRILDQLELAPTVDKSVRASVQLSYDDCTGMQRRLLRLLSALPAPDVQGWVAGELLDISGLDGADQLEALIDAQLAECSGTDQTGAMRYRLHDLVRVFAAELTEQDESERRRAAIERVLYGYRRRAEEAAQNRWPQDWSRGGRRASADGQLRAGDWLNAERLSLLAMINLAMQLEMWELTWGLARAFCSLCHSLRAYWADWKAVAEIGCVAAERSGDRRSLAIALLDSASVHGGLGLRDRALEEAQLALKTFTELGESWWAARSMRTIGMTLFSDGHLDRAQDYLIGAITAFRGEEDLWWMARTQRNLAEMRMAERRPEEARELLEDALEIFKREGNRYSEAQTLRVYGEVLAAQARGELAAGDHRVATHLFTRAGFSLDRAAEMFRQRGELWEEARCLRAAGEVGDPANGLRELEYVRRAEEILVALGDSWGVARNAVSAGRGLARLGRMAESEAELRRAVQGFEELQDRWWMARSLRYLGEAHLDAGGRQAAVGPLEQARDIYRSLGNEAGMRRTLELLRRATPST is encoded by the coding sequence GTGCCGTGGGCCGCATCCGTCTCCGCGGGCCTGGCGGCGGCCGCGGCGAGCGTGCTGGCGGCGTCCGTCGAGTGGGAGATCCCACCGGTAGCCAAGGTCGGCGTGACCTTGGCGGCGGCCGTCCTCGTCGGGCTCGCCACGTGGGCCACCACCGAGTCGCGGCCCAAACGTCCGGAGATCGGCGGCGGCGGCGCCGGCGGTGTCGCGCCCGACCAGTGGCCGCCCGTGCCAGAACATTTCACCGGCCGCGCCGAAGCCCTCGCCGAGCTGCGTGACGTCTTCGCCGCCCGCCGCAAGGCCACGGACCTCTCCCCGCCCCTGGTCGTCTCCGTGTACGGCCGCGGCGGCGTGGGCAAGTCGGCGCTCATGACCAGGTTCGGGCAGGAGGTCGCGGACTGGTTCCCGGACGGCCGGCTCTACGCCGACCTGCGCGGCGGCGTCGACGCCCCGGTCCGCCCCGACGAGGTCCTCATCGGCTTCCTCCGCGCGCTGGACGTGCGCCTGACCACCGACCCCGGCGGCCTGGACGAGTTACGCAAGCTCTGGCTGACCTGGACCAAGGGCCGCAAGATCCTCATCGGCCTGGACAACGCCCACGACGCCGCCCAGGTCAAGCCCCTCATCCCGGCCGAGCCGGGGTGCGCGGTGCTGGTGACCTCCCGCGCGCCGCTGTTCCTGAACGGCACGCATGACACGCGGCTCGGCCCGTTCAGCGAGGCGCACGGCGTGGAGCTGCTGGCCAGGCTGAGTGGCGGCGCCAGGATCGTCGACGACCTCGACTCCGCCAAGGAGATCGTGCGGCTGTGCGACTACCTGCCACTGGCGATCAACATCTGCGGCGGCCGCCTCGCCACCCGCGAGCAGTGGACGTTACGCGAGATGGCCGGCCGGCTGGCCGACACGCGCCGCATCCTCGACCAGCTGGAGCTGGCCCCGACCGTCGACAAGAGCGTGCGCGCGTCGGTGCAGCTCAGCTACGACGACTGCACCGGCATGCAGCGCCGCCTGCTGCGCCTGCTCAGCGCGCTGCCCGCCCCTGACGTGCAGGGCTGGGTGGCGGGGGAGCTGCTCGACATCTCCGGCCTCGACGGCGCCGACCAGCTGGAGGCGCTCATCGACGCCCAGCTCGCCGAGTGCTCGGGCACCGACCAGACCGGCGCCATGCGCTACCGGCTGCACGACCTGGTCCGGGTGTTCGCCGCCGAGCTGACCGAGCAGGACGAGAGCGAGCGGCGCAGGGCCGCGATCGAGCGCGTGCTCTACGGCTACCGCCGCCGTGCCGAGGAGGCCGCGCAGAACCGCTGGCCGCAGGACTGGAGCCGGGGCGGGCGCCGCGCCAGCGCGGACGGGCAGCTGCGGGCCGGCGACTGGCTCAACGCCGAACGCCTCTCGCTGCTGGCCATGATCAACCTCGCCATGCAGCTGGAGATGTGGGAGCTGACGTGGGGCCTGGCCCGGGCGTTCTGCTCGCTGTGCCACTCCCTGCGCGCCTACTGGGCCGACTGGAAGGCCGTCGCGGAGATCGGCTGCGTGGCCGCCGAGCGGTCCGGCGACCGGCGCTCCCTGGCCATCGCCCTGCTCGACAGCGCTTCCGTGCACGGCGGCCTCGGCCTGCGCGATCGGGCCCTGGAGGAGGCCCAGCTGGCCCTGAAGACCTTCACCGAGCTGGGCGAGTCGTGGTGGGCGGCCAGGTCCATGCGCACGATCGGGATGACGCTGTTCAGCGACGGACACCTGGACCGCGCGCAGGACTACCTGATCGGGGCGATCACCGCGTTCAGGGGTGAGGAGGACCTGTGGTGGATGGCCCGCACCCAGCGCAACCTGGCCGAGATGCGGATGGCCGAGCGGCGGCCCGAGGAGGCCAGGGAGCTGCTCGAGGACGCGCTGGAGATCTTCAAACGCGAGGGCAACCGTTACTCCGAAGCCCAGACGCTGCGTGTCTACGGTGAGGTGCTGGCCGCGCAGGCGCGGGGCGAGCTCGCGGCGGGCGACCACCGGGTCGCGACGCACCTCTTCACCCGGGCTGGCTTCAGCCTCGACCGGGCGGCCGAGATGTTCCGGCAACGCGGCGAGTTGTGGGAGGAGGCCCGCTGCCTGCGGGCGGCCGGCGAGGTCGGCGACCCGGCCAACGGGCTGCGCGAGCTGGAGTACGTCCGGCGGGCCGAGGAGATCCTCGTGGCTCTGGGCGACTCGTGGGGGGTGGCCCGCAACGCCGTGTCGGCGGGCCGGGGGCTGGCCCGGCTGGGGCGGATGGCGGAGTCGGAGGCGGAGCTGCGCCGCGCCGTCCAGGGGTTCGAGGAGCTGCAGGATCGGTGGTGGATGGCGAGGAGCCTGCGCTACCTGGGCGAGGCGCACCTGGACGCGGGCGGGCGCCAGGCGGCCGTGGGGCCGCTGGAGCAGGCCAGGGACATCTACCGCAGCCTGGGCAACGAGGCCGGCATGCGCCGGACCCTGGAACTCCTCAGACGCGCGACACCCTCCACGTAG
- a CDS encoding M6 family metalloprotease domain-containing protein — translation MNAPKKLLMGLAAAIVMIPVSLLATPASAAPPADPEHPWRRDHWPQTQPWQSDTPLDAQTLRGRPAGGIQPIDPQNWENPDNMTWADYKKPPGTNWNDPAVKGSKRTFKGALILLDYPNQPFVVTQPKGSTIYANPSAEAHDIPRDQVAKFYQDFLNTPNELNKGHTIHEYWMEDSGGRFGVELTGFGPYTMPGKDHEYAMEYQRDACPAGDTCTRNLRTDGNAAWLAAVGPDVAAQFDFVFYLSAGQDESSTWQEFGMMKFPTKEDVPDEWGPPDPNLTNWSRTRYVEWTSWQAGSNFWPNARFGVDSVQAESSGMAVYAHELSHIMGIADNYNNPYAVPPKRAYTGIWEMLSRGSFNGPGGPHSRWLIPPTGGASMGAQHMLRNKIKLEMVDEQNVLRLSREALDESGLVTAKVLARAVQPGQDELAGINISFDTGDKSSCVAADPLCDGGGYENYTVEVVDRMGTDSFTPDSGVLLAKTKNQDRAPFEWVIDANPQDIGMTDYVLPDGTKVPITIGDYRQLSDALFHAGTDSGSEYEFVDAANRLHFYITDVKRNREGELSYTVAVRSLDGSGPQRRGVKLLPAAGVPAGTNISSCTFPLFNTGKAAPAQGQHPEDVSAYLDSDVYRLKAEVQGKGWTTQVPNALASVAFGKQALVTVNAVRESGGDRLARVKLTATSESDPTKTMTATCHVIGL, via the coding sequence GTGAATGCCCCGAAGAAGTTGCTGATGGGGTTAGCCGCGGCCATCGTGATGATCCCGGTGAGCCTGCTGGCGACCCCTGCTTCCGCAGCACCCCCTGCCGATCCTGAGCACCCATGGCGGCGAGACCACTGGCCGCAAACGCAGCCCTGGCAGAGCGACACCCCGCTCGACGCCCAGACGCTGCGCGGCCGCCCCGCGGGCGGCATCCAGCCCATCGACCCGCAGAACTGGGAAAATCCCGACAACATGACGTGGGCGGACTACAAGAAGCCGCCCGGCACCAACTGGAACGACCCCGCGGTGAAGGGGTCGAAGCGCACGTTCAAGGGCGCGCTCATCCTGCTGGACTATCCCAACCAGCCGTTCGTCGTCACCCAGCCCAAGGGCTCGACGATATACGCCAACCCGAGCGCCGAGGCCCACGACATCCCGCGCGACCAGGTCGCCAAGTTCTACCAGGACTTCCTCAACACCCCGAACGAGCTCAACAAGGGCCACACCATCCACGAGTACTGGATGGAGGACTCGGGCGGTCGCTTCGGTGTGGAGCTCACCGGGTTCGGCCCGTACACGATGCCGGGCAAGGACCACGAGTACGCCATGGAGTACCAGCGGGACGCCTGCCCGGCCGGCGACACCTGCACCAGGAACCTGCGTACCGACGGCAACGCCGCCTGGCTCGCCGCCGTCGGCCCGGACGTGGCCGCGCAGTTCGACTTCGTCTTCTACCTGAGCGCCGGTCAGGACGAATCGTCCACGTGGCAGGAGTTCGGCATGATGAAGTTCCCCACCAAGGAGGACGTGCCGGACGAGTGGGGCCCGCCCGACCCCAACCTGACCAACTGGTCCAGGACCCGCTACGTCGAGTGGACCTCCTGGCAGGCCGGCTCCAACTTCTGGCCCAACGCCCGCTTCGGCGTCGACTCGGTCCAGGCCGAGAGCTCCGGCATGGCGGTCTACGCCCATGAGTTGAGCCACATCATGGGCATCGCCGACAACTACAACAACCCGTACGCCGTGCCGCCCAAGCGGGCGTACACCGGCATCTGGGAGATGCTCAGCCGCGGCAGCTTCAACGGCCCCGGCGGCCCGCACTCACGCTGGCTGATCCCGCCCACCGGCGGCGCGTCCATGGGCGCCCAGCACATGCTCCGCAACAAGATCAAGCTGGAGATGGTCGACGAGCAGAACGTCCTGCGCCTGTCGCGCGAGGCGCTGGACGAGTCCGGCCTGGTCACCGCCAAGGTCCTGGCGCGGGCCGTGCAGCCGGGCCAGGACGAGCTGGCCGGGATCAACATCTCCTTCGACACCGGCGACAAGAGCTCGTGCGTCGCGGCCGATCCGCTCTGCGACGGCGGCGGCTACGAGAACTACACGGTCGAGGTCGTGGACCGCATGGGCACCGACTCCTTCACCCCCGACTCCGGCGTGCTCCTGGCCAAGACCAAGAACCAGGACCGGGCCCCGTTCGAGTGGGTGATCGACGCCAACCCGCAGGACATCGGCATGACCGACTACGTGCTGCCGGACGGCACCAAGGTGCCCATCACGATCGGCGACTACCGGCAGCTGTCCGACGCCCTCTTCCACGCGGGCACCGACTCGGGCAGCGAGTACGAGTTCGTCGACGCGGCCAACCGCCTGCACTTCTACATCACCGACGTCAAGCGGAACCGCGAGGGTGAGCTGTCCTACACGGTCGCCGTGCGCTCGCTCGACGGCTCGGGCCCGCAGCGACGCGGCGTCAAGCTGCTCCCCGCGGCCGGCGTCCCCGCCGGCACGAACATCTCCTCCTGCACGTTCCCGCTGTTCAACACCGGTAAGGCGGCCCCGGCGCAGGGTCAGCATCCGGAGGACGTCAGCGCCTACCTCGACTCCGACGTCTACCGGCTCAAGGCCGAGGTCCAGGGCAAGGGCTGGACCACGCAGGTGCCGAACGCGCTCGCCTCGGTCGCATTCGGCAAGCAGGCGCTCGTGACCGTGAACGCGGTCCGCGAGTCCGGCGGCGACCGGCTGGCCAGGGTCAAGCTCACCGCCACCTCGGAGAGCGACCCGACCAAGACCATGACCGCCACCTGCCACGTGATCGGTCTGTAG